The following coding sequences lie in one Homo sapiens chromosome 6 genomic scaffold, GRCh38.p14 alternate locus group ALT_REF_LOCI_5 HSCHR6_MHC_MCF_CTG1 genomic window:
- the FKBPL gene encoding FK506-binding protein-like yields METPPVNTIGEKDTSQPQQEWEKNLRENLDSVIQIRQQPRDPPTETLELEVSPDPASQILEHTQGAEKLVAELEGDSHKSHGSTSQMPEALQASDLWYCPDGSFVKKIVIRGHGLDKPKLGSCCRVLALGFPFGSGPPEGWTELTMGVGPWREETWGELIEKCLESMCQGEEAELQLPGHSGPPVRLTLASFTQGRDSWELETSEKEALAREERARGTELFRAGNPEGAARCYGRALRLLLTLPPPGPPERTVLHANLAACQLLLGQPQLAAQSCDRVLEREPGHLKALYRRGVAQAALGNLEKATADLKKVLAIDPKNRAAQEELGKVVIQGKNQDAGLAQGLRKMFG; encoded by the coding sequence ATGGAGACGCCACCAGTCAATACAATTGGAGAAAAGGACACCTCTCAGCCGCAACAAGAGTGGGAAAAGAACCTTCGGGAGAACCTTGATTCAGTTATTCAGATTAGGCAGCAGCCCCGAGACCCTCCTACCGAAACGCTTGAGCTGGAAGTAAGCCCAGATCCAGCCAGCCAAATTCTAGAGCATACTCAAGGAGCTGAAAAACTGGTTGCTGAACTTGAAGGAGACTCTCATAAGTCTCATGGATCAACCAGTCAGATGCCAGAGGCCCTTCAAGCTTCTGATCTCTGGTACTGCCCCGATGGGAGCTTTGTCAAGAAGATCGTAATCCGTGGCCATGGCTTGGACAAACCCAAACTAGGCTCCTGCTGCCGGGTACTGGCTTTGGGGTTTCCTTTCGGATCAGGGCCGCCAGAGGGCTGGACAGAGCTAACTATGGGCGTAGGGCCATGGAGGGAGGAAACTTGGGGGGAGCTCATAGAGAAATGCTTGGAGTCCATGTGTCAAGGTGAGGAAGCAGAGCTTCAGCTGCCTGGGCACTCTGGACCTCCTGTCAGGCTCACACTGGCATCCTTCACTCAAGGCCGAGACTCCTGGGAGCTGGAGACTAGCGAGAAGGAAGCCCTGGCCAGGGAAGAACGTGCAAGGGGCACAGAACTATTTCGAGCTGGGAACCCTGAAGGAGCTGCCCGATGCTATGGACGGGCTCTTCGGCTGCTCCTGACTTTACCCCCACCTGGCCCTCCAGAACGAACTGTCCTTCATGCCAATCTGGCTGCCTGTCAGTTGTTGCTAGGGCAGCCTCAGTTGGCAGCCCAGAGCTGTGACCGGGTGTTGGAGCGGGAGCCTGGCCATTTAAAGGCCTTATACCGAAGgggggttgcccaggctgcccttgGGAACCTGGAAAAagcaactgctgacctcaagaaGGTGCTGGCGATAGATCCCAAAAACCGGGCAGCCCAGGAGGAACTGGGGAAGGTGGTCATTCAGGGGAAGAACCAGGATGCAGGGCTGGCTCAGGGTCTGCGCAAGATGTTTGGCTGA
- the PRRT1 gene encoding proline-rich transmembrane protein 1 isoform 2 (isoform 2 is encoded by transcript variant 2) — protein MPGTQTPAPAEDPHSGCRDPVPARPQACHPKSQETRFEGPLPPPPPAAAAPPPPAPAQTAQAPGFVVPTHAGTVGTLPLGGYVAPGYPLQLQPCTAYVPVYPVGTPYAGGTPGGTGVTSTLPPPPQGPGLALLEPRRPPHDYMPIAVLTTICCFWPTGIIAIFKAVQVRTALARGDMVSAEIASREARNFSFISLAVGIAAMVLCTILTVVIIIAAQHHENYWDP, from the exons ATGCCGGG CACCCAGACTCCAGCACCGGCCGAGGACCCCCACTCCGGCTGCAGGGACCCTGTCCCAGCGAGACCGCAGGCATGTCATCCGAAAAGTCAg GAGACTCGCTTCGAGGGCCCACTTCCCCCGCCGCCGCCCGCTGccgccgccccgcccccgccggcGCCAGCCCAGACTGCCCAGGCCCCTGGCTTCGTGGTGCCCACGCACGCGGGGACTGTGGGCACGCTGCCGCTGGGGGGCTACGTAGCGCCCGGATACCCCCTGCAGCTGCAGCCTTGCACTGCTTACGTGCCGGTCTACCCGGTGGGCACG CCATATGCAGGCGGGACCCCGGGGGGAACAGGAGTGACCTCCACTCTCCCCCCGCCGCCCCAGGGCCCAGGGCTGGCCCTACTGGAGCCGAGGCGCCCGCCACACGACTACATGCCCATCGCGGTGCTGACCACCATCTGTTGCTTCTGGCCTACTGGCATCATTGCCATCTTCAAGGCCGTGCAG GTGCGCACGGCCTTGGCCCGCGGAGACATGGTGTCGGCCGAGATCGCTTCACGCGAGGCCCGGAACTTCTCCTTCATCTCCCTGGCCGTGGGCATCGCGGCCATGGTGCTCTGTACCATCCTCACCGTAGTCATCATCATCGCCGCGCAGCACCACGAGAACTACTGGGATCCCTAA
- the PRRT1 gene encoding proline-rich transmembrane protein 1 isoform 1 (isoform 1 is encoded by transcript variant 1) has translation MSSEKSGLPDSVPHTSPPPYNAPQPPAEPPAPPPQAAPSSHHHHHHHYHQSGTATLPRLGAGGLASSAATAQRGPSSSATLPRPPHHAPPGPAAGAPPPGCATLPRMPPDPYLQETRFEGPLPPPPPAAAAPPPPAPAQTAQAPGFVVPTHAGTVGTLPLGGYVAPGYPLQLQPCTAYVPVYPVGTPYAGGTPGGTGVTSTLPPPPQGPGLALLEPRRPPHDYMPIAVLTTICCFWPTGIIAIFKAVQVRTALARGDMVSAEIASREARNFSFISLAVGIAAMVLCTILTVVIIIAAQHHENYWDP, from the exons ATGTCATCCGAAAAGTCAg GACTCCCAGACTCAGTCCCTCACACTTCTCCGCCGCCCTACAATGCCCCTCAGCCTCCAGCCGAACCCCCAGCCCCACCGCCACAGGCAGCCCCTTCCtcacaccatcaccaccaccaccactaccatcagtCTGGCACCGCCACCCTCCCGCGCTTAGGGGCAGGGGGCCTGGCCTCTTCCGCGGCCACCGCTCAGCGCGGTCCCTCCTCCTCTGCCACGCTGCCGAGGCCCCCCCACCACGCCCCTCCCGGCCCTGCTGCCGGGGCACCCCCACCCGGCTGCGCTACCTTGCCCCGCATGCCACCCGACCCTTACCTGCAGGAGACTCGCTTCGAGGGCCCACTTCCCCCGCCGCCGCCCGCTGccgccgccccgcccccgccggcGCCAGCCCAGACTGCCCAGGCCCCTGGCTTCGTGGTGCCCACGCACGCGGGGACTGTGGGCACGCTGCCGCTGGGGGGCTACGTAGCGCCCGGATACCCCCTGCAGCTGCAGCCTTGCACTGCTTACGTGCCGGTCTACCCGGTGGGCACG CCATATGCAGGCGGGACCCCGGGGGGAACAGGAGTGACCTCCACTCTCCCCCCGCCGCCCCAGGGCCCAGGGCTGGCCCTACTGGAGCCGAGGCGCCCGCCACACGACTACATGCCCATCGCGGTGCTGACCACCATCTGTTGCTTCTGGCCTACTGGCATCATTGCCATCTTCAAGGCCGTGCAG GTGCGCACGGCCTTGGCCCGCGGAGACATGGTGTCGGCCGAGATCGCTTCACGCGAGGCCCGGAACTTCTCCTTCATCTCCCTGGCCGTGGGCATCGCGGCCATGGTGCTCTGTACCATCCTCACCGTAGTCATCATCATCGCCGCGCAGCACCACGAGAACTACTGGGATCCCTAA